In the Pyxidicoccus trucidator genome, GGCGGACAAGCAGGCCTTCGCGGTGATGAGCCGCGACTTCCAGATGGAGACCAACCCGGGCAACGCGCGGCCGCTCGCGCAGCGCCATGGCAACCGCGCCATCTACATGAACCCGCCCGCGCTCCCGCTGGAGGACGGCGTGGGCGCCTCCGACGCCGAGGGGCGCTCGGTGGCCATGGACGAGCTGTACGACTTGCCCTTCAACCGCGTCCCGCACCCCCTCTACAAGGACGAGGGCATCCCCGCGTACGAGACGGTGAAGCACTCCATCGTGCTGATGCGCGGGTGCTTCGGCGGCTGCACCTTCTGCTCGATTACCGAGCACGAGGGCCGCGTCATCCAGAGCCGCTCCGCGGAGAGCGTGCTGCGCGAGGTGCGCGCGCTGCGGCGCATGGGCGACTTCCGCGGGACGATTACGGACCTCGGCGGCCCCACGGCCAACATGTACAAGCTCAAGTGCAAGAGCGAGGACATCGAGAAGAAGTGCCGCAAGCTGTCCTGCGTCCACCCGGGCGTCTGCGAGAATCTCCAGACGGACCACGGGCCGCTCATCAGCCTGATGCAGGAGGTGCGCAAGGAGGACGGCGTCAAGCACGTCTTCATCGCCAGCGGCGTGCGGTATGACCTGGCGGAGCGCTCACCCGAGTACGTGAAGGAGCTGGCCGCGCACCACGTGGGCGGGCAGCTGTCGGTGGCGCCCGAGCACGTGTCCAAGCGCGTGCTGGAGAAGATGAAGAAGCCGGGCATCGAGAGCTTCGAGCGCTTCCAGAACATGTTCGCCTGCGCCAGCGAGGAGGCCGGCAAGGAGCAGTACGACATCCCCTACTTCATCAGCGGCCACCCGGGCTCCACGCTGGAGGACATGGTGGAGCTGGCGCTGTGGCTGAAGAAGAACGGGAAGCGGCCCCGGCAGGTACAGGACTTCATCCCCACCCCCATGGCCATGGCCACGGCCATGTACTACTCGGGCATGGACCCGCTGAAGATGGAGCCCGTGTACACGGCGCAGGGCCTGCGCGAGAAGAAGCTCCAGAAGGCGCTGCTGCTCTACTGGAACCCGGAGCAGTGGCCCCTGGCGCGCGAGGCGCTGATTCAGGCCGGCCGCGAGGACCTCATCGGCCGGGGTCCGCAGGCACTGGTGCCGCCCGAGACGCCCGCCGAGGCCGCCCGCCGCCAGCGTGCCGAACAGCGGGACGACGAGGACGGGCCGCGCCAGCCGAAAGCCTCCGCGCCCCGGCAGCACGCCGGTCCCCGCCCGGGAGGCAACGGCCCGGCCCGGCCCGGCGCGCGTCGCCCTGGTGGACCGGGTCCCCGGCCGCGCTGAGGGTCGTGGCATGCTCGCGGTCCTTTCTGGAGGACTGGATGCGTCACGCGAGCAGGGTGCTGGGACTGGGCTGTGTGCTGGGATTGATGGCCGGTTGCGCCGGGGGGTCGAAGTCCCTGGCGTCCAGGGACACCGCGGCGTCACAGGACACCGCGGCGTCGAAGGACACCGCCTCGGAGTCCACGGAACCGAAGCCCACCTGTCCGGAGACGATTTCCGACGAGCCGAACCTGGAGCTGGAGCTCCGGCCGGAGCTGAACGCCCGCACCTGGGTTCCCGCGCTCACCTTCGAGCACTTCGGGTTCAAGTCTCCTGAAGCGGTGAAGCCGGCCTTCCAGCAGGAGCTGGCGCTCGCGACGGGGCCGGTGCGCGCGTTCGGGCTGGTGCGGCGCAGCCTGAATGGCCCGGAGGGCGGTGGCTCGCTGGTGCTGGCACGCCCTCACGCGGGTGGGTTCTGCGTGGTGAACACCTGGTCCACGTGGCTCCCGTCGCGGGTGGAGCTGTCGCTCGCCAACACCTGGACATCCCAGGACGGGCGGCTGTCCATCCTCCTGGTGAGAATGGACCTGAAGGAGTCGCCCGACGGGCCGCAGACGCGCTGGGTGGCGCTGGGCACGGATGGCGGACGCATGTGGGTTGCCCTGGGCAATCCCCCGGAGCACCAGCTCATCGTCCCCTCGCTAACGCTCTTCCCGAACGGAAGCGACCTCTACCTGGACATCAAGCAGCGCTACATCACCCGGCTGCGGCTGGGAAAGGACGGGCGCTTCGTCATCCCGCCCGCGCCGTGACGGCTGACGCGTCCGCGGATTGAATAAATCCCCGGCCCCTTCGTCGGGGGCTCACCATGCTCTCTCTGCTCGCCATGCTCTGGTTGGCCTCCACCCCCGTGGAGTCGCCCACGCCGCCCGCACCGCGGCCCCCTCCGCCCCAGTGTCTTTCCTCCCAGGGGCGGACGGTGTGCGGGTACCAGTGCAAGTCCACCGGAACGAGTGCGGCCTGTGCCAGGACTCCCTATGGGGTGTGCCAGGTGCTGGCCGGTAGCGTCCATTGCTGGGACCCGCCGCGAGTCGTCATCCACCACCCGGCCAGCTCGGGCGCGAAGCCCGAGTGCAAGGAGAGCCGGGGTCAGGTGGCCTGCGGCTACAACTGCCGTATCTTCAACGGTGAGGTGGCCTGCAACCGCACTCCGTACGGGGTGTGCACCACCCACTTCAGCCGCCTCGTCTGCTGGGACCCGCCGGAGAGCGTCATCCACCAGTACGGCGCGGAGACGCCCGCGCCCCGCTGTCTCAACGCCTCGGAGGCGGTGGGCTGTGGCTATGACTGCAAGGCCACGCGCGCGGAGGTGCAGTGCGCCAGCACGCCAGACGGCGTGTGCCGGCTCGACAAGGAGCGCTTCACCTGCTTCGACCCGCCGTCGCTGCTGCACTGCGACCACAGCGCGCCGCCGCCCGCGAACTGACGAAGTTGGCCCGACCCGCCAGGGGGCAGGCAGTCAGCAGACCTCCAGCGCGCCCCCGGTGGAGCACCCGAAGCCCGGAAGCGCGCCACGCCGCACCCCTGGCGTAAAGCAGCCGGCCAGCCTGCGCGGCAGCGGAACGGAAGCGGCCGATGTGGCACCATGGCGCCACACCCCTCGCTCCCGAAACGCACGTCTCTCGTCGCGGTGGGCGGCCCTTCGGTCATGACTTCTTCCGGCCATCTCAGGCAGCGCCGTCCCCAGGCCTGGGCCTGGGTGTGGCTGCTCGCGCTCGGCCTCGCCTGCACGCGAGAGCGCCCGCCGCCCCTCACGCACGAGGCCTACGTGTGGCAGCGCGACTGGAGCCCGGAGCTGAGCCGCGGCCTCGCGGAGGTGCCCACGGAACTCGGAGCGCTGCGAGTCCTCGCCCGCGAGCGCTCCGGCCCCACGCGGACTCCCGTGGACATCGCGGTGGACGTGGAGGCCCTGGCGCGCTCGGGCCGCGAGGTGGTGGCGGTGATGCGGGTGGACGGCACGGCGCCACTCGACGGCATCTCCCTCCAGGAGGTCGCCCTCCATGCCCGCGCCTGGAAGGCCCGGGGCGTCCGGGTCCGCGGCATCGAGGTGGACCATGACTGCGCGACCGCCGCGCTGGCTGGCTACGTGGACTGGCTGAAGCGCGAGCGGGCCTCCCTGGAAGGCCTGACGCTCTCCATCACCGCCCTGCCCACCTGGGCCTCCTCTCCGGACGTGGAGCGCCTGGTCTCCGTCGCCGACGACGTCGTCCTCCAGGTCCACGCGGTGCGCGCGCCCACGCTCTTCACCCCCGAGGAGGCACGAGGGTTCGTCGAGGACTGGTCGAAGGCCACCCGTGCCGCCCAACGGCCCTTCCGCGTCGCCCTCCCCACCTACCGCGTCCGGCTGCGCGATGGGACTCGCCTCTCCGCGGAGCCCCGCGACGTGTCCCGCTTCCTGGCGCTGCTGCATGAGCGCCCCGTGCGCGGCGTAACGGGTGTCCTCTGGTTCCGGCTCGGCCACCGTGGAGACCCGGACGCCTGGAGCCTGCCCACGCTGGCGGCGGTGGTGCGTGGCGAGTCGCTGGAACCGAGCCTCACGCCTGCCCTCGTGGACGCTGGGGGTGGGACGCGGGACATCGTCATCGAGAACACCGGCCGCGTGGACGCGGATGCGCCCGCGCGCCTCACCCTCTCTGGAAACCTGGAGGTCCTGGACGGTGTGGGCGGCTACGCCCCGCACGGGGCCTCCCTCGTGGCGCGCACGCCTCCCCGCCTGCGCGCCGGCGAGCGACGTGTCATCGGCTTCGTGCGGGGAACCGAGGTGTCACTTGCCGTGCCGTAGCCTGTTCGCGTCCCTGGTCGTCCTCCTGCTGCTCGCGCCCCTGCGCGACGCGCGGGCCTGCGGCCCCGACTTTCCACCCGAGCTGCTGACGGACAGGGCTCGCACCCTCGCGGAGCTGCCGGATGGCACCTTCGCGCTGGAAGTCTCGCGACTGCTGCCGAAGCCAGTGGACTCCTTCCAGGTGGTGGAGGTGGTGGAGAACGCGGACGCGCAGGGCGAGCCGGTGGGCGCCCGCGAGGGAGGCGGCGCGCGAGAGACGGAGCTGTACGCCGCGGGCGCCAGGGCCTTCCACGCCGGAGACCTGATGGAGGCCCGCGCCCGCTTCCAGGACGTGCTCGCGCTGCCCCCGGAGGAGCGCCGCCGCTTCTCCACCTTCGCCGCGTACATGCTGGCGCGGACGGCGGGAGCCGGACTGCAGCATGAGGCGCGCCCGCGCTTCGCCGAGGTGCGCGAGCTGGCCCGCCAGGGCTTCGACGACCCGCTGGGGCTCGCGGTGGCCAGCCTCGGAGAAGAGGCGCGCTTGCTCCTGGAGCAGGGAGATGACACGGGCGCCATCCGGCTCTACGCGGAGCAGGCGGCGCACGGGAGCGGAAGCGCGACGACGTCCCTGCTGCTGGTGGCTCGCGCCCTCCACCGCGACGAGGCCCGCCTGCGGGAAGCGCTGAAGGACCCGCTGGTGCAGCGCCTGATGGCGACCTTCGTCTGGACGCGCGGCCAGGAGTGGCAGTGGGTGGAGGAGGAGGAAGGCGGGCTGCAGCGGCTGCTGGACGCACTCGCGGCCGTGCCCGGGCTCGCGGGCGCGGACCGGCTGGCGGCGGGGGCGTGGCGCGTGGGCCGCTTCGACCTCGCCGAGCGCTTCGCCGCGCAGGAGCGCACGCCGCTCGCCGCGTGGGTGCAGGCGAAGCTGGCGCTGCGCCGGGGAGACCGGGCGGCGGCGGAGCAGCTCCTCGCGGAGGCCGCGAAGGGCTGGACGGAGGCGGAGGACTGGACGACGGACCCCGAGATGTCCTCGCTGCGTCCGCTGACCCGCACGGAAGGAGAGCGGGGACTGCTCGCCCTCATGCGCGGGGACTTCACCGGCTCCGCGGAGCGGATGCTGGCGAGCTGCGCCTGGCCGGACATCGCCTACGTGGCGGAGCGCGTGCTCACGGTGGAGGAGCTCCAGCGGCTCGTCGCGGCCCAGGCCCCGACGGCGGCGGAGCAGTGCAAGCCCGAGCTGGCGCACGTCTGGGACGACGACGCCCGTGAAGGGACGAACAGCATCGCCGGGCGCCTGCGCCTGCTGCTCGCGCGGCGGCTGCTGCGCACGGGCGCGGGCCCGGAGGCACTGGAGCACTTCCGGGGCACGCCCTGGGAGCAGCCCGCGCGGCAGTACGTCGAGGCCCGGGAGCGCGCCCGGAACGAGGACGACGCGGTGGACCGGGCCCGTGCGCTCTACGACGCGGCGCTGCTCGCGCGGCGCATGGGCATGGAGCTGCTCGGCACCGAGGCCTCGCCCGACTGGGCGCAGGTGGATGGAATGTATGACCTGGGCGCCTACGACGGCCAGCGGGAGCTGCCGCCCGAGGAGGACGCCCTCCGCCGGAAGATGGCGGAGCTGCCCCTCGTCTCGGATGGCGAGCAACAGCGGATGACGGCCCACGCGCCGCCGCACGCGCGGCGCTACCACTACCGCTCCACGGCTTCGGACCTCGCCGAGGAGGCCGCGAACCTCATGCCGAAGCGCAGCCAGGCCTACGCCGTACTGCTCTGCCACGCGGCGCGCTTCACCTCGAGCAGCGAGCCGGAGCGGATGCCGCGCCTCTGGAGCACCTACGTGAAGCACGGCCCCGCCATCCACGGCGACGGGATGCTCTTCGGCCAGGAGTGCCCGGAGCCGGACTTCGAGCGAGCGCGGGCGCAGCAGCCGAAGCTCTCCCTGCCCTGGAAGGGCCTGCGGCGCCGCACGCTGGCGGCCCTGGGAGGCGGGCTGCTGCTGCCGGTGGCGCTGGGCGCCACGCTCTTCCTGCGCCGCAAGCGCAAGCCAGCCTGAGGCGCGCCCTTCACCCCACCGCGAGGTTGAGCGCGTAGAAGTACAGGTCCACGTAGGACTGGAGCGCCTCGAAGAGGAGCCGGGTGAAGGGCCAGCCCATGAAGCCCACCACCGTGCCCACCATCAGCAGGGTGACGATGAGGGCGTACTCCACCATGGCCTGACCGCGCCGCGCGGCCGTGCGTCGCAGGGGCTGCTTCATGGCCTTCCCTCCTGTGCGCTCGGCCCGCTGCCCTGGGCCGTCACGACGGTGCCCCGCTCCTGCTCAGCCAGGGCGAGCCTCCACTGACTGCCCCTCCGGCTGGCGAAGCGCAGCAGGCGCGGGCCCGTGAGCGACTCGCCGGGGACGTCGTCACCGGGCAGCTCGGAGTAGCCCCGCTCGGCCAGTGCGCGCCGGTAGAAGGACTCCACCTTGGCGGGCGCATCCCCGGTGTCGAAGCTCACCGTCAGGGCCAGGCTCCCCTCCCCGCTCGAGCGCACCGCCAGGGGATGCGTGCCGGGATACACGGGCAGGTCTCCCGTGTCCTCCCCGTGCGAGCCCCGGCCCCAGGCCTCCATGTCCGCCAGGCCGAGCACCACGGTGTTCCCCTTGTCGTCTCCGTGCGGCATCACCATCACCGACAGCTGGAGGCCCTCCTCCAGCAGCGTGGCGCTCAGCGCGCGGTACGGCACCAAATCTCGCGCGCCCGGCACATCCGAGTACGGCCAGCCCTTCGACTCGAAGTGGCGCGAATAGAAGGCCAGCACGTCCTCCAGCGGCGCCTCCATCTCGAAGGCGGCCAGGTTCATGGGCACGCCGTGCGCGTCCAGTTGCTGGCCGATGGACACCAGCGCCCCGGCCCGGGGCGGCAGTGGCAGCCGGGCCCGGAGCGCAGCCTGTCCCGTGCGGCGCACGCGGCCCGGCGAAGGAGCTCCGCTTCCCAATTCCGGCGTCACGCCCTGCCCCTGCTTGCGCGGCCTGGGCGGCGCCTCCAGGTCGAGCGCCTCGGCCAGCAGCTCGGCGTCCATGGCCGCGTCCTCCGCGGAAGGGGCCTCGGGTGGCGCGGAGCGCTCCTGGTACGCGCGGCCCAGCGCGCTGCCCAGGACGGCGCTGGCCACCAGACCGACGGCGAGCAGGGCCCGCCGATGAGTACGCGAGGTGCTCATGGCCAGTGGTTGTGGACGTAGTCGGCCTCGGGATGCCCGAGGTAGTGGCGCCTGTCCCGGTCCACCCGCTGGCTCCCCAGAAAGCCCGTGTCGTCGTCATCCCACGGGGTGAGGTGGGCCCGGTCCATGGCTCCGCCCTCCACCTCGAAGGTCTGCATCTCGCTGGAGGGGTTGCGGAAGCCGAACTTGAAGTCGGACGTGAAGGCGTAGTCCTTCGCGGTGTCGAGGAGGAAGTCCATCGTGAAGCGCACCTGCTTGGCGCCGGTGCCGCCCTCGAAGCCGTGCCCGTCCACCACCGGCTCCGGGGCGCGGTGGTAGATGGAGCTGCCCACCTGCGCGTATTTGATGTTCTCCGCGCGCCACCAGGTGTCCACCGGGCTCTCCGTCGCGTCCTCCAACCCCCAGTCGTCGGTGAGCACGATGAAGCCTCCTCCCCCGTCGCAGCCCCGCAGCGAGCCGCCCAGGCCGCACAGCGTGAAGCCTCGGCCGTCATTGCGCAGCCGCTCGTGCAGCAGGTCCACCTGGGACGTGGTGCCTTCGCGCAGGCGCTGCGGCATGTACGGCGAGGTGAAGCGCACCTCGGCCCGGCAGGCCATGTAGCTGCCCCGGTGGAGGTACTCCCGCACGCCGTTGGGGATGCCCTCGAAGGTGAGCAGGGGGTAGTGGCTCTGCGCGTTGAAGGGCTGGCAGCTCAGCGCTTCCAGCCGCTGCTCCGTCAGCAGGAAGCGCCGTCCGCCGGGGCCGGTGCTGTCCCGCGGGAAGCTGTCCATGTCGCGCAGCTCCGCCCGGACGCGCCGGGGCACCGCCTCGGCCACGGCCCGCTGCGTGTCCGCCGCCGAGTCGAGGACCCACTCGCCCGTCCGCCGGTAGCCGCTCTCGAAGTCGTGCATCCGGTAGGCGGTCATGTCCCAGCCGGCGGTGATTTCCGCCTCCTGGGCGCGCGTGGCGGCGAGGAACAGCTCGCCCGCGTAGATGGCGTACAGCACCACGGGGATGAGCATGAGCAGCGACAGCGCCAGCTCCACCGTGGCGGCGCCGCGAGCCCTGCGCGAGGAGCGGGAGCGGGGGGAGGCCATCAGTAGTTCACCGCGTTCCAGCGATACAGGTCCGTGAGGACGTGGTGCGTGGCGTCGTGGGCGCCGCCCGCCGTGGCGGTGATGGCGTCCGCGTGCATCAGCGGGTGGAGCTTCGCGCGCCAGAAGGGGTTCCACAGGTTGGGCGGCTCGGCGTACTCCTCGTCCTCCCGCCCGCGCGCCTGCAGGCGCGGCTTGTGGAAGTAGACGAGCCCTCCGGCCATGGCCGCCATCCTGCCGTCCGAGGCCACGTCCCCCGCCGAGTTCAGGGTGGTGAAGCGCACCGGCCCGGGAAGCTGGGCCTGGAAGTCGAAGTCCCACGGCATGCGCTGCGTCTCACCCGAGGGCCGGGTGATGAGCGTCAGCGTCCGCGGCATGTTCCACAGCGTGTTCTCCCGTGCCAGCCGGTAGCGCATGTGTCCGCGGTACAGGCCTCGATTCATCTCCTGGTCACAGCCCGGGCCCTCGCAGCTGCCCAGCCCCTGGCCATGGCCATTCACCCGCATCAGGTCGCCATGGAACAGGTGGTGGCTGTGCGCCGGCGCGCCCGTCCTGTCCGCGTCGTAGTCGTGGGGGTCGGCCCAGATGCCGTTGCGCCCGGGGCGCAGGACGGTGGTGTGCGTCAGCCGGCCGCCGCGGTTCAGCGTATAGGTGCTCCGCACCACCCCGTGGTCCTCGGCCACCGCGCCGTCACTCTCTCCCGGGCCGTAGGCATCCGCGTGCCTCCCTCCGTGGGCGGCGTCCGCCAGCGTGCGTCCCCCCCAGGGCCGCACGTTGCTGTTGTAGTTGCCCGGCCAGGCCGGGTTGACGCCCGGGTTGCTCAGGTTGCGTGAGCCCGGGTCCTCCGCCTGGGAGGCAATCTTCACCATGCGGGCGGTGCCCGCCGTCGTGACTTCGGTGTACGGCGTGCCGTGGTTGCGTCCCGCCCGCCGGGCCGCGCGCGACAGCTGCACCCAGTTCGGGTCCGCGGGCAGCTCCAGGTCATCGGAGGTGCGGTCTCTCTGGGTGATGAAGTTCGGGAAGCGCGTGGCGGCCAGCACCTCGTCGTAGTCCCGGTGCCGCCGCAGCTCCATGCCGTTGTCCACGGCCCGCTTGTAGTAGTCCCGAGACACCCGCCCCGCGCTCGGCAGAGCCTCGTACTCCGGGCCCGTCAGCCGGGCCATGGCCTCCGCGAGCGACGCCTGGGGCCGGGGCCGCTGGTACATGAACCCGTCCCGCGGGTCCTCGTTCATCCCCGTGTTCACCTTCAGCAGCTCGTCCTCGTCGTTGGGGTCCACCAACCACGCGTCCTGCTCCTGCCCCGTCATCATCATCTTCAGCTGGGCTTCCACCATCAGCTGGCGCGAGCGGACGTACTCCACCTTCTTGAAGTGGTTGCGCGAGCCCTCCAGCAGGTGGAAGCAGCTGTTGCTGCTGTCCTTCTTGTGCCACTCCTTGTGGAACCAGATGGCGCCGCGCTTGCGGTGGACGGACATGTCCTCGCACGTCTCACCGCTCTGGCAGTCCGCGTCCACCCGGCAGCTCTCCATGCCGTTGACGTACGTGCAGTACCAAGGCACCGAGAACTCATCGGCCGGGTCGAAGTAGCTGTAGAGGTAGATGTCGCGGATGCGCTCCAGCCGCTGCTGCGTCTCGCACGCGCGGCGGTTGCCCCCCCGGCACGGCCGGCGGTACGGCTCGGCCATCTTGTCGAAGTTGTCGCCCGTGGCCGCGAGCATGTCCTCGTAGAAGGAGAAGTAGCTCTGGTGCGCGTGCACCGAGAGGATGCTCACGTGGTGCGCCACCAGCGCGCGGTTGCTCCACGCGTAGAAGTTGAAGGCGCGCGCCTCCGCCACCGCGAGGCTGTACGCGGTGGAGTCCGCCACCGCCTGGAGCTGAATCTTGCGCCGCGTGCGCGCGCCGATGGAGAAGGTGAGGAACGCCGTCACCACCACCACCAGCATCAACAGCACGGCCAGCACCAGGGACTGTCCCCGCGCGGCCCGGCTCCGCCGAAGTCCGCTCACCGGCATTGCCCCTCCAGCACCGCGTTGGGCAGCGGGTCGCTCATCATCCGCATGGACCAGGTGGAGACCAGCGGCACGGTGAAGTACCCCTGGTCGATACCCCGCTGCGCCACGGCCCAGTCCGGGC is a window encoding:
- a CDS encoding DUF3142 domain-containing protein, yielding MTSSGHLRQRRPQAWAWVWLLALGLACTRERPPPLTHEAYVWQRDWSPELSRGLAEVPTELGALRVLARERSGPTRTPVDIAVDVEALARSGREVVAVMRVDGTAPLDGISLQEVALHARAWKARGVRVRGIEVDHDCATAALAGYVDWLKRERASLEGLTLSITALPTWASSPDVERLVSVADDVVLQVHAVRAPTLFTPEEARGFVEDWSKATRAAQRPFRVALPTYRVRLRDGTRLSAEPRDVSRFLALLHERPVRGVTGVLWFRLGHRGDPDAWSLPTLAAVVRGESLEPSLTPALVDAGGGTRDIVIENTGRVDADAPARLTLSGNLEVLDGVGGYAPHGASLVARTPPRLRAGERRVIGFVRGTEVSLAVP
- a CDS encoding YgiQ family radical SAM protein, encoding MPPPTRYAHPFLPITRADMQARGWEQCDIIIVTGDAYVDHPAFGPVLIARFLEGRGFKVGLIPQPDWHSAEPFKALGPPRLFFGVAAGNLDSMLNRLTAQKKNRSEDQYSPGGRTNCRPDRATIVYAQRCREAYPEVPIILGGIEASLRRIAHYDYWSDKVRRSILFDSKADLLVFGMGERPIMEVADRMRRGERIQDIRDVRGTAYTINDEEMRALEADPAKRAADRKPVVLPAYEAVVADKQAFAVMSRDFQMETNPGNARPLAQRHGNRAIYMNPPALPLEDGVGASDAEGRSVAMDELYDLPFNRVPHPLYKDEGIPAYETVKHSIVLMRGCFGGCTFCSITEHEGRVIQSRSAESVLREVRALRRMGDFRGTITDLGGPTANMYKLKCKSEDIEKKCRKLSCVHPGVCENLQTDHGPLISLMQEVRKEDGVKHVFIASGVRYDLAERSPEYVKELAAHHVGGQLSVAPEHVSKRVLEKMKKPGIESFERFQNMFACASEEAGKEQYDIPYFISGHPGSTLEDMVELALWLKKNGKRPRQVQDFIPTPMAMATAMYYSGMDPLKMEPVYTAQGLREKKLQKALLLYWNPEQWPLAREALIQAGREDLIGRGPQALVPPETPAEAARRQRAEQRDDEDGPRQPKASAPRQHAGPRPGGNGPARPGARRPGGPGPRPR